TCCAGCCTGCGTCATCCTGCCGATCAATCATCCGGTGCGGGTGGCAGAGGAGTATGCCGTCCTCGACCGGCTGTCGGGAGGCCGGATAGCGCTTGCGGTCGGCCGCGGAAATGAGCCGGGCGATTATGCGCTCTTCGGCGCAGACTACGACAAGAGCCGCGACCTGCTGCGGGAAGGGACCGAACTGATCGTCAAGCTGTGGACACAGCCAGGGCTGACCTTCCACGGCGAGCACTACCGGCTCGAAGAGCCGTTCACGCTCAACCAATATCCTGTCCAGCAGCCGCACCCGCCGATCGCGATCGCGGCCTACAGCCCGCCGACCGTTCAGATGACGGCGGAGCTCGGCGTGGACCTGATGCTCTCGCCGTTCGGGGTCGGCATGGCCTTCGGCGGGCTGGACAAGGCAGTGGCCGCGTTCCGTGAGGCAGCGGCGAAGGCAGGACATCCGAACCTGAAGATGATCTGCTCGTACTACTGCGCTATCTCAGAGAGCCCGGCCGATACGGAGCGTCACCAAGCGCGCCTCCTGCGATTTGTTCACGGGCTGCTCGAGATCGCCGCGGCGAAGCCGGACCCGCGGGTCTCGACCCCGCTTGCCGCTGCCCGCCAGCGCGTTCTCCAGATGCGGCCGAGCGACATCGGGCCGGACATGCTGATCACCGGCGATGCCGAGACCGTGATCAAGACCCTGAAGTGGTGCGAAGAACTCGGCATCGATGAAGTGATCCTCGACGTAAACTTTGGGTGCTATCCGCACCGCGAAACAATGCGGCAGCTCGAACTGCTGGCGCGCGACGTCTTTCCTGCCTTCCAGTCGACCAAGGTCAGCGTGGGCTGACCGCAGCCGGACGCGGCGTCATCGCCTCAGCGGGGATGATCCCCGCCTCGAGCGCGATGTCGCCGCCGTTCGCGATCGTGATGTCGCCCGCCTTTGCCCAAGGTACATCGACTTTCCAGCGCTGGAGGACAGCGCGCTGGAGGCGGATCACGGTGTGATTGCCGCGGTCTTCGACCCGTGAGGTGGGCAGCCCGAAGGCATGCAGCGGGTCAGGATGACGGAAATACGCCTGCCTGAGGGCGGGATCGAGGTCGAGCAGAGCGAGCCGCGCCGCTTGAATCTCGGCCCAGCTTCTCCCCGCATCAAACGCCGCCGGCAGGGGGCGGGGAGTCGAGCGCTCACGCTCCAGCCAGCCATCTCTCCCCGCAGCGCTCAGTTCGTCGAAGACATTGATCAAGTTGACCGCCCCCCGCTCCGGCGACCACTGAAAGATCGCCTTCTGGAACACTTGGCTGATCAAGCCATTCCAGACGAAGCGGTGCGAGCGGGGAAAGCCTACCCCCTCGACCCCGCCAAGCCGCCGGAACTCGCTGTAAAACGGCACGCCCTCGTCGTCGGTGACGGCGAAGCCGGTCCGGCCGAGTTCGCCGGTCTGAGTGAAGAAGTGACCGTTCGGGAGATCCCAGTTGGGGCGGGGTGCGCTTGTTCCCGCGGTCCGAGCAGGCTCGGCGAGCGCTTGCGCTGCTTGGTGCCCCTGGTCAAACGCCGTGAAGGCGTTCCATGCTGGCGGCCCTTCGTGACCGAGCCGCCAGGCGGCCCAGCCAGCGAGGCGATAGACGCGAATGAGCGCCAGTTTTGCGCTGATGGCGCGCTCATCCTCAAACCAGATAATCCGCTCCTGCCCATTTTCGGTGTACCGCACCCAGGCGCTCTCATGCTCGACCGAATAGCCAAGCTGGGCGCCGGGACGCTTAGCGATCGCGTCGATCTCAGCCCAGGTGCGCACCACGGCCGGTTCGCTGCTGTTCAGCTTCCAGTCGTACCCCCAGAGGCCGATCCCGAGCAGCAGCTTCTGAGGGGGCACCACCGAGGCGGCATACTCTGCGGTGCGGCGCACCCAGTCGATCGGCGCGGTCGAGCCGGGGGGACCCGAGGCCGGGTGATAGGCGTACGTCATCAAGACGACATAATCGCTTACCCGCCCAAGCGCCGCGTAGTCGTACGCGCCTGCCCAGCCCGTTGTCAATTCGCGCGGCTTCGCGGCGACGGCGATGGTCGTCAGCTTGCCAAGCGGCCGCAGCTTCGCGCTCAGTTCCTGCATAAAGGCGGTCAGTCCTGCCCGGTCAGACGGCTCTAGGGCCTCGAAATCGATGTTTAGTCCATCGTAGTCGTGGTCGCGGACGAGTTCGACGAGGCGATCGATCACTTTGGCGCGACGAGCCGGCGTCATGAGCACTGGGCTGAA
Above is a genomic segment from Dehalococcoidia bacterium containing:
- a CDS encoding LLM class flavin-dependent oxidoreductase, which produces MQLGYFSLFDNLPIFGDERRNPAAMLSELVEEAIAADELGFSSFWVAEHHGPHFGQLPAPAAYLGYLAAVTKRITLGPACVILPINHPVRVAEEYAVLDRLSGGRIALAVGRGNEPGDYALFGADYDKSRDLLREGTELIVKLWTQPGLTFHGEHYRLEEPFTLNQYPVQQPHPPIAIAAYSPPTVQMTAELGVDLMLSPFGVGMAFGGLDKAVAAFREAAAKAGHPNLKMICSYYCAISESPADTERHQARLLRFVHGLLEIAAAKPDPRVSTPLAAARQRVLQMRPSDIGPDMLITGDAETVIKTLKWCEELGIDEVILDVNFGCYPHRETMRQLELLARDVFPAFQSTKVSVG
- a CDS encoding glycosyl hydrolase family 18 protein, yielding MRRWFSLVPLIAAFGLLLPPSAAAQPAPIRRFMYMHVYTAETMHALRQRISQLDAVSPVYFTVEEDGEVSGRDRPEVSAIVKRAGVRLIPLVNNRPRYEKFSPVLMTPARRAKVIDRLVELVRDHDYDGLNIDFEALEPSDRAGLTAFMQELSAKLRPLGKLTTIAVAAKPRELTTGWAGAYDYAALGRVSDYVVLMTYAYHPASGPPGSTAPIDWVRRTAEYAASVVPPQKLLLGIGLWGYDWKLNSSEPAVVRTWAEIDAIAKRPGAQLGYSVEHESAWVRYTENGQERIIWFEDERAISAKLALIRVYRLAGWAAWRLGHEGPPAWNAFTAFDQGHQAAQALAEPARTAGTSAPRPNWDLPNGHFFTQTGELGRTGFAVTDDEGVPFYSEFRRLGGVEGVGFPRSHRFVWNGLISQVFQKAIFQWSPERGAVNLINVFDELSAAGRDGWLERERSTPRPLPAAFDAGRSWAEIQAARLALLDLDPALRQAYFRHPDPLHAFGLPTSRVEDRGNHTVIRLQRAVLQRWKVDVPWAKAGDITIANGGDIALEAGIIPAEAMTPRPAAVSPR